One Coffea arabica cultivar ET-39 chromosome 5e, Coffea Arabica ET-39 HiFi, whole genome shotgun sequence DNA segment encodes these proteins:
- the LOC113690727 gene encoding ras-related protein RABB1c, giving the protein MSYAYLFKYIIIGDTGVGKSCLLLQFTDKRFQPVHDLTIGVEFGARMITIDNKPIKLQIWDTAGQESFRSITRSYYRGAAGALLVYDITRRETFNHLASWLEDARQHANANMTIMLIGNKCDLSHRRAVSTEEGEQFAKENGLIFMECSAKTAQNVEEAFISTASTIYRKIQDGVFDVSNESYGIKVGYGGIPGPSGGRDGAAAQGGGCCS; this is encoded by the exons ATGTCGTACGCCTATCTATTCAAGTACATCATCATCGGAGATACTG GAGTCGGAAAGTCATGTCTTCTGCTGCAGTTTACAGACAAAAGATTTCAGCCTGTTCATGACTTAACGATTGGAGTTGAGTTTGGTGCCAGAATGATCACAATTGACAACAAGCCAATAAAACTACAGATCTGGGACACG GCTGGTCAAGAATCATTCAGGTCGATTACAAGGTCTTACTACAGAGGTGCTGCTGGGGCTCTGCTTGTTTATGACATTACACG GAGGGAAACTTTTAACCACCTTGCCAGTTGGTTGGAGGATGCCAGGCAACATGCAAATGCTAACATGACCATAATGCTCATAGGCAATAAGTGTGATTTGTCTCATAGAAGGGCCGTGAGCACTGAGGAGGGTGAGCAATTTGCCAAAGAGAATGGCTTGATATTCATGGAGTGCTCTGCAAAAACTGCTCAGAATGTTGAAGAG GCATTTATAAGCACTGCTTCAACCATCTACAGGAAGATTCAGGATGGAGTTTTTGATGTGTCAAATGAG TCTTATGGAATCAAAGTCGGATATGGTGGCATCCCAGGGCCATCAGGAGGAAGAGATGGCGCAGCTGCTCAAGGAGGTGGCTGTTGTAGTTGA